From a single Brassica oleracea var. oleracea cultivar TO1000 chromosome C5, BOL, whole genome shotgun sequence genomic region:
- the LOC106294191 gene encoding zinc finger protein JAGGED-like encodes MSAGDSNALDLNNLPDDPSRDFFPFSEEGSSSSSGWFREKQSKDEKEYECRFCSLKFFKSQALGGHMNRHRQERETESLNKARELVLRNDTFPPHQRPPSFSYHQGDVHIGDLITPFKPMMYPPRLFSPSSLLPPPPPPLVQPYMYPPPPPLRPSSFPPRHTNDYYLYNNGTHHQTLTNSGCGGRAPPDSSYSFIGAPVANGSKVDPPISHPLPPHHGI; translated from the exons AT GAGTGCTGGAGATAGTAATGCTTTGGATCTCAATAACTTACCTGATGATCCATCTAGAGACTTTTTCCCATTCTCCGAAGAAGGCTCTTCCTCTTCTTCTG GATGGTTTAGAGAGAAGCAAAGCAAAGATGAAAAAGAGTACGAATGTAGATTTTGTTCACTCAAGTTTTTCAAATCTCAAGCTCTCGGTGGCCACATGAACCGCCACCGCCAAG AGAGGGAGACGGAGTCACTTAACAAAGCTCGTGAACTTGTTCTTCGCAACGATACATTTCCTCCTCATCAAAGACCTCCGTCATTTAG TTATCATCAAGGAGATGTGCATATTGGAGACCTAATAACACCATTCAAACCAATGATGTATCCACCAAGATTATTCTCCCCCTCCTCTCTTCTTCCCCCGCCACCACCACCACTTGTGCAACCTTATATGTATCCACCTCCTCCTCCTCTGCGGCCGTCATCCTTTCCTCCCCGTCACACCAACGACTACTATTTGTACAACAATGGTACACATCACCAAACCCTAACCAATAGCGGTTGCGGTGGCCGTGCACCGCCTGACTCGAGCTACTCTTTCATTGGTGCACCCGTGGCCAATGGCTCTAAAGTTGATCCTCCTATTTCGCACCCTCTACCTCCACATCATGGGATATAA